CTATCGATCCGGATTATCAATATGCGCTGATTGCAGGTAATAACCTCAAGTACCTTTGGCTGCTATCGCGCGAGAAAACAATGCCCGAGGCGGTGAAGCAAAACTACCTGGAAAAAGCCAGGGCACTGGGTTATGATACGGATAAGCTGGTTTGGACAAAACAGTAAGACGAAATATCGCCTCGTTGATCTGGAAGGAAAGTCCGGCATGGTGCGCGTACCAACGCTCATCCTTGCCGGACTTTATATAATCTTAATTGCTGATAGATATCTTTTTTAAAACCTTGCCCTTGCGGTCAATAGCCTGCATGAGTAATGACTTATCAGTGAGGGAAAAAATCATGAAGCCTTGAATGGGTGCAAAGAAATCAACCGGGCCGCGTGGTATCAGCTCTTCATTGGCTTCGCTGCCCGCGCCTGAAATAAAGTGGTGGGTAAATTTTTGCGGCGGATGATAATACTGTAAATGATGCTCGTGGCCGGATAGGTATACATTTACATTATACTTCTCAAACAAACCCTCGAGTGAGTAGCGCATCTCCGGCTTGTTAAGTGCCCGGTTACCGGCTGTATATAACGGATGATGACCAATAACTATCTTCCATTTGATGGTTGAGCTGGTATCAGCCAAAACCGTTTCAAGCCATTGCTTTTGTTTGGCACTATCCTGCTTTATCAGTTCGTCGCGGTATGCGCTTTTATACGATGATGGCTCCAGCGGGTTGGTATCAATAAATACAAACAAAGCCTCAGCATTTTTGCCTACACGGCGTTTAAATGAGTAATACCGCGCAGGCATATTCCAGCGGCCGCTTACCTGCGAATAATCCACCTCGGCCTGCGGGTTTTGATGATAATCATGATTACCCAGCACGGCATACCAGGGGCGGTGCAGCGGGTACTGGTAGAAAACATTCTCAAATGATAGGTTCCAAAGCGGATCGTGCACACTTTGCACCCCGTCGGGGTAAATATTATCACCTGTAGCAACAATAAATTCGGCATTTACACCGGTTACCGCTTTGGCCAGGTTAGCTGCCATATCCTTCTGAAAATATTCGCCTCCGCGGCCAAAATCGCCAACGGCTGCAAATTCAAGGGCGCCGTCAACACTCTCCTGCCCTTTAATATGGCCACCACGGTAACCTTTTATATATTCGGCCTTATAATCTTTAGTTTGGCACAACGCCTGACCGGCTAAGGCAAGCAACACAACGCATAATTTTATCTTCATAAACTACCTGAAATATAATAGCCCCGCTACAATGCAGCAGGGCTATAATTTAAATATTTAATTTAATTAATAACCGGGATTTTGTACCAGGTTAGGGTTAAGCGCCTTTTCGCTGGTTGGTACCGGGTAAATACGTTTATTTACATCGGTATTGGTTTTAAAGCCCCAGGCAGCTTCAAACTTACCAAAACGTATTAAATCATTACGGCGCCAGCCTTCCCAGGCAAATTCACGTCCACGTTCGTCAAGCAATTGATCGAGCGTAATGCCGCTTACCAGCGGAGCTTTGGCACGGGCGCGTATTTTATTCACCAATACATCAGGCGTTTGCAGTTCGCCGTTTACGGTGGTTGCAGTTGCCCCCCTCAAAATAGCTTCGGCTTTCATCATCATCACATCGGCCAGCCTTAGCACCGGCATATCGTTACCCTGATAACGGGTGCTTGAGTTAGCATTCGGATCCGGGTAAAATTTGATAGAGCGCACACCTCTTGCTTTACCTAATTCATCG
This Mucilaginibacter defluvii DNA region includes the following protein-coding sequences:
- a CDS encoding metallophosphoesterase, which encodes MKIKLCVVLLALAGQALCQTKDYKAEYIKGYRGGHIKGQESVDGALEFAAVGDFGRGGEYFQKDMAANLAKAVTGVNAEFIVATGDNIYPDGVQSVHDPLWNLSFENVFYQYPLHRPWYAVLGNHDYHQNPQAEVDYSQVSGRWNMPARYYSFKRRVGKNAEALFVFIDTNPLEPSSYKSAYRDELIKQDSAKQKQWLETVLADTSSTIKWKIVIGHHPLYTAGNRALNKPEMRYSLEGLFEKYNVNVYLSGHEHHLQYYHPPQKFTHHFISGAGSEANEELIPRGPVDFFAPIQGFMIFSLTDKSLLMQAIDRKGKVLKKISISN